From a region of the Deltaproteobacteria bacterium genome:
- a CDS encoding cytochrome c3 family protein → MKKVNLGVLVVAGVSLLLFGVLWAQPDVLTLKSKKGDVTFPHKAHTASYACVDCHHKTKTGETPKSCAECHKKGATVSAMKAFHSKTSPHSCRGCHTKEGKGPKYTPCSNCHKK, encoded by the coding sequence ATGAAGAAGGTCAATTTGGGAGTTCTTGTTGTAGCTGGTGTTAGTCTCTTGTTATTCGGTGTGCTGTGGGCCCAGCCAGATGTCTTGACCTTGAAGTCGAAGAAGGGGGACGTCACCTTTCCGCACAAGGCCCATACCGCGAGTTACGCCTGTGTGGATTGCCACCATAAGACAAAGACCGGGGAAACCCCCAAGTCATGTGCGGAGTGCCACAAAAAGGGCGCAACCGTATCGGCAATGAAGGCCTTCCACAGCAAGACCAGCCCCCACAGTTGCAGAGGCTGCCATACCAAGGAGGGCAAGGGCCCCAAGTATACCCCGTGCAGTAACTGCCACAAGAAGTAA
- a CDS encoding pyruvate carboxylase subunit B, producing MADQEKNPIKITDLTFRDAHQSLLATRMRTEDMVPIAEAMDKAGFYSVEVWGGATFDVMHRFLAEDPWERPRTLKKLMPNTPFQMLLRGQNLVGYRNYPDDVVEAFIEKAAEVGIDIFRVFDAVNDERNFETAFRVIKRCGKHIQGSICYSLTERKMGGPVYNLQYYLDKARILEDMGIDSLCIKDMAGLIAPYDVYDLIKALKETVRVPIQLHTHFTSGMACMTYLKAIEAGVDMIDTALAPLALRTAAPAVEPFVVALEGTSRDPGLDLNHLLKLGEYFETVAPKYRDFLNTTRMATIDTQVLKHQVPGGMISNLVNQLREQKALHRIDEVYAELPRTRADLGYPPLVTPTSQIVGVQAVLNVLAGRYRMVSNQTRDYAAGLYGRPPVPIDKEVQQKILKGYPRGEKPITCRPADVLEPELEKAKEELGDLAKDMFDVLIYALYPHTGKQFLRWKYGLEPIPETMKPKTLEDIKKEDEAMAKAKEQVEKERIGKK from the coding sequence ATGGCAGATCAAGAGAAGAACCCAATCAAGATTACCGACCTGACATTCCGGGATGCCCACCAGTCACTTCTGGCAACCCGTATGCGGACCGAGGACATGGTGCCCATTGCCGAGGCGATGGACAAGGCGGGCTTCTACTCGGTAGAGGTCTGGGGAGGAGCGACCTTTGACGTGATGCATCGTTTTCTTGCCGAAGATCCCTGGGAAAGACCCAGGACCCTGAAGAAGCTCATGCCCAACACCCCATTCCAGATGCTGCTTCGAGGCCAGAATCTCGTAGGCTACAGGAACTACCCCGATGATGTGGTTGAGGCCTTTATCGAAAAGGCGGCAGAGGTGGGGATTGACATCTTCAGGGTCTTCGACGCTGTCAACGATGAGCGCAACTTCGAAACCGCCTTCAGAGTAATCAAGAGATGCGGGAAGCACATTCAGGGATCGATCTGTTACTCTCTTACCGAGCGGAAGATGGGCGGGCCTGTTTACAACCTCCAGTACTACCTGGACAAGGCCCGTATCCTGGAGGACATGGGGATCGACAGCCTGTGCATAAAAGACATGGCTGGCCTGATCGCTCCCTACGACGTCTACGATCTCATTAAGGCGCTCAAAGAGACCGTCCGGGTCCCGATCCAGCTTCATACACACTTTACCAGCGGTATGGCCTGCATGACCTACCTCAAGGCTATTGAGGCCGGGGTCGATATGATCGACACGGCCCTTGCTCCCCTGGCCCTGCGCACGGCCGCACCTGCGGTGGAACCCTTCGTGGTGGCTCTCGAGGGGACCAGCAGAGACCCAGGACTCGACTTGAACCATCTCCTCAAACTCGGCGAGTACTTCGAAACGGTTGCTCCAAAATACAGGGACTTTCTCAATACGACCAGGATGGCGACCATCGACACCCAGGTGCTGAAACATCAGGTTCCTGGAGGGATGATATCGAATCTGGTGAACCAGTTGAGAGAGCAGAAGGCTCTCCACAGGATAGACGAGGTCTATGCCGAGCTTCCCAGAACGAGGGCGGATCTTGGATACCCCCCTCTTGTCACCCCTACCTCCCAGATCGTGGGTGTTCAGGCGGTGCTCAATGTCCTGGCAGGGCGTTACAGGATGGTCTCCAATCAGACAAGGGACTATGCTGCAGGACTCTATGGAAGACCACCCGTTCCCATCGACAAGGAGGTCCAGCAAAAGATCCTGAAGGGCTACCCAAGAGGAGAAAAACCCATAACCTGCAGGCCTGCGGACGTACTTGAACCCGAGTTGGAAAAGGCAAAAGAGGAACTGGGAGACCTGGCAAAAGACATGTTCGACGTGCTCATTTATGCTTTGTATCCGCACACGGGGAAACAGTTCCTCAGGTGGAAGTACGGCCTCGAACCGATTCCTGAAACAATGAAGCCCAAGACCCTGGAGGATATAAAGAAGGAAGACGAAGCCATGGCAAAGGCCAAGGAACAGGTGGAAAAGGAGAGGATAGGGAAGAAGTAG
- a CDS encoding sodium ion-translocating decarboxylase subunit beta, with product METSFINTIVLKTGIVHLYWGHVVMWLIGLAFIYLAIKKEFEPLLLVPIGFGIFIVNLPFTPLMGINEEGQRELINIFFHYGLEWEVIPPLIFLGIGALTDFGPLIANPMTLLLGAAAQFGVYVTFFGAILLGFKVPEAASIGIIGGADGPTTIYLTAKLAPHLLGATAISAYSYMAMVPLIQPPIMRLLTTKKERAIRMKQLRPVSKLEKILFPLVGTGIICLLVPDAAPLMAMLMLGNLFRECGVVERLNKAAQNELLNIITIFLGLSVGATMRAESFLSPKPVFIFMLGLVAFAFSTTGGLLLAKFFNLFLKDKINPLIGAAGVSAVPMAARVSQRVGQQADPKNFLLMHAMGPNVAGVIGTATAAGLFLALLR from the coding sequence ATGGAGACGTCGTTCATAAATACTATAGTCCTCAAAACCGGGATTGTCCACCTCTACTGGGGCCATGTGGTTATGTGGCTCATCGGATTGGCCTTTATCTACCTGGCCATCAAGAAGGAATTCGAACCCCTGCTTCTCGTTCCCATAGGCTTCGGCATATTCATAGTCAATCTCCCCTTCACCCCCTTGATGGGCATCAACGAGGAGGGGCAACGTGAACTGATCAACATCTTTTTTCACTACGGCCTGGAGTGGGAGGTTATACCTCCTTTGATTTTCCTGGGAATCGGGGCGCTCACCGATTTTGGCCCCCTTATCGCGAACCCCATGACCCTCCTGCTCGGTGCTGCCGCTCAGTTCGGCGTCTACGTGACCTTTTTCGGGGCCATCCTTCTCGGTTTCAAGGTCCCGGAGGCTGCCTCAATCGGTATCATCGGAGGGGCTGACGGTCCCACGACCATCTATCTGACAGCCAAGCTTGCACCCCACCTGCTGGGCGCTACAGCCATCTCAGCATACTCTTACATGGCTATGGTCCCCCTGATTCAGCCTCCTATCATGAGACTGCTGACCACGAAGAAGGAACGTGCCATCCGCATGAAACAACTCCGGCCGGTCTCGAAGCTGGAAAAGATACTCTTCCCCCTGGTCGGGACCGGCATTATCTGTCTTCTCGTCCCCGACGCCGCTCCCCTCATGGCCATGCTCATGCTGGGCAACCTTTTTCGGGAATGCGGAGTCGTGGAACGCCTCAACAAGGCCGCCCAAAACGAGCTGCTTAACATCATCACCATCTTCCTCGGCCTCTCGGTGGGAGCCACCATGAGGGCTGAGAGTTTTCTGAGTCCGAAACCCGTCTTCATCTTCATGCTCGGCCTCGTGGCTTTCGCCTTCAGCACCACGGGAGGACTCCTGCTGGCCAAGTTCTTCAATCTCTTTCTGAAGGACAAGATCAACCCTCTCATCGGGGCTGCAGGTGTGAGCGCCGTACCCATGGCCGCTCGAGTCTCTCAGCGGGTGGGGCAGCAGGCCGATCCGAAGAACTTTCTCCTCATGCATGCCATGGGGCCCAATGTGGCCGGAGTTATTGGAACGGCGACGGCTGCAGGCCTTTTTCTCGCCCTGCTCCGTTAA
- a CDS encoding DUF177 domain-containing protein, with protein MHKVRVEDIAEKGLVFHFLDPKEEWDRYFDDIPRRQFAVAEPLEAMITVRTSGRGVQVEGWFHTVLGLECCRCLEVFSFPLTSEIDVTLFPETDIVQEEEIELVSEDLKASFFSGDEVDLSGLIREQIILNIPFKPLCREDCRGLCPQCGANLNEGDCGCRRDTGFSVFEMLRDLKLQ; from the coding sequence TTGCATAAGGTAAGGGTTGAAGATATTGCAGAGAAGGGTCTGGTCTTTCATTTCCTGGACCCGAAAGAAGAATGGGATCGGTATTTCGACGACATACCGAGGCGGCAGTTTGCCGTCGCCGAGCCCCTCGAAGCGATGATTACAGTGAGGACCTCGGGCAGGGGGGTCCAGGTCGAAGGTTGGTTCCACACGGTTCTGGGCCTCGAATGCTGCCGATGCCTCGAGGTCTTCTCGTTTCCCCTGACCTCGGAGATCGATGTCACCCTGTTCCCCGAGACGGATATAGTCCAGGAAGAAGAGATTGAACTGGTAAGTGAGGATCTGAAAGCGAGTTTTTTTTCAGGAGATGAGGTCGATCTATCTGGGCTAATCCGGGAACAGATCATTCTGAACATCCCTTTCAAACCGTTGTGCCGTGAAGACTGCCGGGGGTTGTGTCCTCAGTGCGGGGCGAATCTAAACGAGGGCGACTGCGGATGTCGGCGGGATACCGGATTCTCGGTTTTTGAGATGTTGAGAGATCTGAAACTGCAATAG
- the rpmF gene encoding 50S ribosomal protein L32, which yields MAVPKRRHSKARRDKRRTHQGLSVPSVSLCPQCNEPKLPHRVCRHCGTYRGRQVLEIKET from the coding sequence ATGGCCGTTCCGAAGCGAAGGCACTCCAAGGCTAGGAGAGATAAACGCCGAACCCATCAGGGACTCTCTGTCCCTTCCGTCTCCCTTTGTCCCCAGTGTAACGAGCCGAAGCTTCCGCACCGAGTCTGCCGCCATTGTGGTACCTACAGGGGGAGACAGGTTCTGGAGATTAAGGAGACCTAA
- the plsX gene encoding phosphate acyltransferase PlsX — protein sequence MAIAVDAMGGDHAPEAIVTGAVSAAAERKIPVILVGDEERLSSLLEEEKSASPLVSVRHASEVVGMADSPSTAVRRIKDSSIRVAFDLLKRGEADAVVSAGNSGATMAVAMFVLKKIEGVDRPAIVTFHPTAKGFSLLLDAGGNVDCKPFHLVQFAIMGSVFASRVLKKENPRVGVLSNGSEEGKGNELTREAHMILKRCGLNYIGLVEGRDIYNGSADVVVCDGFVGNVGLKMSEGLAEVLERIFREEIRKSLRAKLGYLLIKPVFKEVAKKGDYSEYGGAPLLGINGTCVICHGNSTPKAIANAVGLANNLVESQFNRFLMEGLAKNQELLRLGQRQVMRFIDQLKGKIIR from the coding sequence ATGGCGATTGCAGTCGATGCAATGGGGGGTGATCATGCCCCGGAAGCCATAGTCACTGGGGCGGTCTCTGCCGCTGCGGAGAGGAAAATCCCGGTGATTCTGGTGGGAGACGAAGAGCGGCTTTCGAGCCTGTTGGAGGAGGAGAAGTCGGCCTCACCCCTGGTGAGTGTTCGGCATGCCTCTGAAGTGGTTGGAATGGCTGATTCACCTTCGACAGCGGTGAGACGCATCAAGGACTCGTCGATTCGGGTTGCCTTTGACCTCCTGAAAAGAGGAGAGGCCGATGCCGTGGTGAGCGCCGGGAATTCAGGAGCCACCATGGCGGTGGCGATGTTTGTCCTCAAGAAGATAGAGGGCGTGGACAGGCCTGCTATTGTCACGTTTCACCCCACGGCGAAGGGGTTTTCCCTCCTTCTCGATGCGGGGGGCAATGTGGACTGCAAGCCCTTTCATCTGGTACAGTTCGCAATTATGGGATCGGTCTTCGCGAGCCGCGTCCTGAAGAAGGAGAATCCCCGGGTGGGTGTTTTGAGTAACGGCTCGGAGGAGGGTAAGGGCAACGAACTGACCCGTGAAGCTCACATGATCCTGAAGAGATGCGGTCTGAACTACATCGGTTTGGTGGAGGGAAGAGATATTTACAACGGCAGTGCCGATGTGGTGGTTTGTGACGGATTTGTAGGTAACGTGGGTCTCAAGATGAGCGAGGGGCTGGCCGAGGTACTGGAACGGATTTTTCGGGAGGAGATTCGGAAAAGCCTGAGGGCGAAATTGGGATATCTGCTGATAAAGCCCGTGTTCAAGGAGGTGGCCAAGAAGGGGGATTACTCGGAGTACGGTGGAGCTCCGCTTCTCGGTATCAACGGGACGTGTGTGATCTGTCACGGCAACTCCACGCCGAAGGCTATCGCAAATGCCGTGGGCCTGGCAAACAACCTGGTGGAGAGTCAGTTCAACAGGTTTCTCATGGAAGGTCTGGCCAAGAACCAGGAATTGCTCAGGCTGGGTCAGCGTCAGGTCATGCGGTTTATCGATCAGCTAAAGGGAAAGATTATCCGGTAG
- a CDS encoding acyl-CoA dehydrogenase family protein yields the protein MDYFLTEDQKMIRDLARKVAQEKVIPVRAELDEKEEFPGEIMKVCADAGLFGVCIPEEYGGFGGGVFENCLAVEEMTRGCLGVAVSYAGSSLGAYPILVYGSEEQKKKYLPDIAAGKRLAAFGLTEANAGSDAGAIRTTAVLDGDEYVLNGTKQWITNGGEAEIYSIIAVTDRSKGPRGASAFIVEKGTPGFNFGKKEKKMGIRASATRELIFQDCRIPKENLISRPGMGFIITMKTFDKTRPGVGAHGVGLAQAALDEAVQYAREREQFGRKIIAFQAVQHMLADMATLVEASRALVYSAARFIDSDPKDYSKISGMAKVFASDVAMKVTTDAVQIFGGYGYMKEYPVEKMMRDAKILQIFEGTNQIQRNVIGLALSKEYASRRRQR from the coding sequence TTGGACTATTTTCTGACTGAAGACCAAAAAATGATCCGGGATTTGGCACGAAAGGTGGCTCAGGAGAAGGTGATTCCTGTCCGGGCTGAACTTGATGAGAAGGAGGAATTCCCCGGAGAGATCATGAAAGTCTGTGCCGATGCCGGCCTTTTCGGGGTTTGCATTCCGGAGGAGTATGGAGGATTTGGGGGCGGGGTCTTTGAGAACTGCCTTGCCGTGGAGGAGATGACCAGGGGTTGTCTCGGTGTGGCCGTCAGCTATGCCGGCAGTAGTCTGGGTGCCTATCCGATCCTGGTATACGGTAGCGAAGAGCAGAAGAAGAAGTATCTTCCGGATATAGCTGCTGGAAAGCGGCTGGCAGCTTTCGGGCTTACAGAGGCGAATGCGGGGAGCGACGCAGGGGCGATCCGGACGACGGCGGTTCTCGACGGGGACGAGTATGTCCTCAACGGGACCAAGCAATGGATCACCAACGGTGGCGAAGCGGAGATCTACAGCATTATCGCTGTGACCGACAGGAGCAAGGGGCCGCGAGGGGCAAGTGCCTTTATTGTGGAGAAAGGTACCCCTGGATTCAATTTCGGCAAGAAGGAGAAGAAGATGGGGATCCGGGCCTCTGCTACCAGGGAACTGATCTTTCAGGACTGTCGGATTCCCAAGGAGAACCTCATCTCGAGGCCGGGAATGGGCTTTATTATTACGATGAAAACCTTCGACAAGACTCGTCCCGGTGTGGGAGCCCACGGGGTCGGTCTCGCCCAAGCAGCCCTGGACGAAGCAGTTCAATATGCCCGCGAGCGGGAGCAGTTCGGCCGGAAGATCATCGCTTTTCAGGCGGTCCAGCACATGTTGGCTGATATGGCAACCCTTGTCGAGGCTTCCCGGGCTCTGGTTTACTCTGCGGCCCGTTTCATAGACAGCGACCCGAAGGATTACTCAAAAATCTCGGGTATGGCGAAGGTCTTCGCCAGCGACGTAGCCATGAAGGTTACCACGGATGCGGTCCAGATTTTTGGGGGATACGGGTATATGAAGGAGTACCCGGTGGAAAAGATGATGCGGGATGCAAAGATCCTTCAGATCTTCGAAGGGACCAACCAGATCCAACGGAACGTGATCGGCCTGGCTTTGAGCAAGGAATATGCCAGTCGCCGGCGACAGAGATAA
- the fabD gene encoding ACP S-malonyltransferase, whose amino-acid sequence MDRVAFVFPGQGSQYVGMGKDLYENFKVARETFEEADDVLEMKISKLCFEGPEEELRLTANTQPAILTVSVSASRVLQSETGVSPDLLAGHSLGEYAALVAGGAIEFADAVRAVRARGQFMQEAVPVGEGTIGALLGLDDAAVSGICEEAAQGEVLTPANYNCPGQIVISGHTGAVTRAIKLAKERGAKRAVLLPVSAPFHSPLMEPAARRLKEVLESITIRDLQVPVVANVDAKPNISRERIRKLLIQQISAPVRWEESVRLMISRAVRGFIELGPGRVLLGLLKRVDGTARLANVEDTESLNKTKSILEGTA is encoded by the coding sequence ATGGACAGAGTGGCCTTCGTCTTTCCGGGACAGGGATCCCAGTATGTGGGTATGGGAAAGGACCTGTACGAGAACTTCAAGGTGGCGAGAGAGACCTTCGAAGAGGCGGATGACGTTCTCGAGATGAAGATATCGAAACTCTGCTTCGAGGGGCCTGAGGAAGAGCTCAGGCTGACGGCCAACACTCAACCCGCCATCCTGACCGTGAGTGTTTCGGCCTCAAGGGTCTTGCAGTCGGAGACCGGTGTGTCGCCGGACCTGTTGGCCGGTCACAGCCTGGGAGAGTATGCTGCTCTCGTGGCAGGAGGGGCCATCGAATTTGCGGATGCCGTGAGGGCTGTGAGAGCTCGCGGGCAGTTCATGCAGGAGGCGGTTCCAGTGGGAGAGGGAACCATCGGCGCCCTGCTGGGGCTCGATGACGCCGCGGTGAGCGGGATCTGCGAAGAGGCGGCTCAAGGAGAGGTGCTTACACCGGCAAACTACAACTGCCCCGGGCAGATCGTTATCTCCGGCCACACAGGAGCGGTTACGAGAGCCATCAAGCTGGCCAAGGAGAGGGGGGCCAAGAGGGCCGTCCTTCTCCCTGTAAGTGCGCCCTTTCACTCTCCTCTCATGGAGCCTGCAGCGAGGCGGCTCAAAGAGGTTTTGGAGAGCATTACGATAAGAGATCTTCAGGTTCCGGTTGTGGCTAACGTGGATGCAAAGCCGAACATTTCCCGGGAGCGGATAAGAAAGCTGCTGATTCAGCAGATAAGCGCGCCTGTTCGTTGGGAAGAATCGGTGCGGCTCATGATATCGAGGGCTGTCAGGGGATTCATTGAGCTGGGGCCCGGCAGGGTGCTGCTCGGGTTGCTCAAACGTGTGGACGGAACGGCGAGATTGGCCAATGTCGAGGATACCGAGAGCCTGAACAAGACGAAGTCAATCCTGGAGGGGACCGCGTAG
- the fabG gene encoding 3-oxoacyl-[acyl-carrier-protein] reductase: protein MELTGKVALVTGGAQGIGRAVAVTLARNGADVAVSDINGEMARATAREIEKMGRRALAVEANVARFDDGERMVRETVEGLGRIDILVNNAGVARDKLVLRMSEEDWDVVLGVNLKGAFNCSRAALRYMSKQKSGRIVNIASVVGLMGNAGQANYAASKAGLIGFTKTLAREFGSRGITVNAIAPGYIDTPMTQALPEKVKEDLKRLIPLDRLGSPDDVARAVLFLVTGGSDYVTGQVLQVDGGLYM from the coding sequence ATGGAACTCACGGGGAAAGTTGCTCTTGTTACCGGCGGGGCCCAGGGCATCGGGCGGGCCGTGGCAGTGACACTTGCGAGGAACGGGGCCGATGTGGCGGTTTCGGATATTAACGGGGAGATGGCCCGGGCTACTGCTCGGGAGATTGAGAAGATGGGGCGGCGGGCTCTGGCTGTGGAAGCGAACGTGGCTCGCTTCGATGACGGGGAGAGAATGGTCCGCGAGACCGTGGAAGGCCTGGGCCGGATCGATATCCTGGTCAACAACGCCGGCGTTGCCCGGGACAAGCTGGTCCTTCGCATGTCTGAGGAGGACTGGGATGTGGTTCTCGGCGTCAATCTCAAGGGGGCCTTCAACTGCAGCAGGGCGGCGCTCCGTTATATGTCCAAACAGAAGAGCGGTAGAATCGTCAATATAGCGTCCGTTGTAGGGTTGATGGGCAACGCAGGGCAGGCAAACTACGCCGCATCGAAAGCCGGCCTCATTGGGTTCACTAAGACCCTTGCCCGGGAGTTCGGCTCGCGGGGCATAACGGTCAATGCCATTGCACCCGGCTACATCGATACTCCTATGACGCAGGCGCTCCCTGAGAAGGTCAAGGAGGACTTGAAGAGGTTGATTCCTCTGGATCGGTTGGGGAGCCCTGATGACGTTGCCAGGGCTGTGCTCTTCCTTGTGACAGGTGGTTCGGACTATGTTACCGGACAGGTTCTCCAGGTTGATGGAGGCCTGTACATGTAG
- the acpP gene encoding acyl carrier protein produces MSCMDIETRVKEIIVEQLGVSESEVVPEAKFIDDLGADSLDLVELVMALEEEYGTEISDEEAEKILTVGDAYEYIKSHQPA; encoded by the coding sequence ATGAGCTGTATGGATATCGAAACACGGGTAAAGGAGATTATCGTGGAGCAGCTGGGTGTCAGCGAGAGCGAAGTTGTTCCTGAGGCGAAATTCATCGATGATCTCGGGGCTGATTCACTCGATCTGGTTGAACTCGTGATGGCCCTGGAGGAGGAGTACGGAACGGAGATCTCGGACGAGGAAGCCGAGAAGATTCTCACCGTCGGCGATGCCTACGAATACATCAAGTCCCATCAGCCTGCGTGA
- the fabF gene encoding beta-ketoacyl-ACP synthase II gives MERRVVVTGLGMIAPTGNPVETAWKNVCEGRSGIGRITRFDASELQTQIAGEVKGFNPEDYVEKKDVKKMDLFIHYAIGAAEMAVRDAELQINEHNESRVGVIVGTGLGGLPSLEKYHKVLLERGPSRISPFFIPMLIANLAAGQIAIRFGAKGPNTCIVTACATGAHNIGDAMRAIKYGDADAVIAGGTEANLTPLCIAGFNVMKAISVRNDEPEKASRPFDRDRDGFVVAEGAGIVILEELEFAKKRGAPRIYAELIGYGYNGDAYHITAPAPEGDGAARCMEMALADAGIAPDEVDYINAHGTSTYLNDITETQAIKRVFRDHARKIPISATKSMTGHLLGAAGSVEAIFSILSLRDGIIPPTINLENPDPECDLDYVPQKAREAKIRVVMSNAFGFGGSNAALVFRRFDN, from the coding sequence TTGGAGAGAAGAGTTGTCGTGACCGGCTTGGGTATGATTGCACCCACAGGCAATCCGGTGGAAACGGCATGGAAGAATGTCTGTGAGGGGCGATCTGGAATCGGCAGAATTACCCGGTTTGACGCCAGCGAACTGCAGACTCAGATAGCCGGCGAAGTGAAGGGGTTCAATCCGGAGGACTATGTGGAGAAGAAGGATGTGAAAAAGATGGACCTCTTCATCCATTACGCCATCGGGGCGGCGGAGATGGCTGTCAGGGATGCTGAACTCCAGATCAACGAACACAACGAGAGTCGGGTCGGGGTGATTGTGGGGACAGGTTTGGGGGGGCTTCCCAGTCTCGAGAAATACCACAAGGTCCTGCTCGAACGAGGTCCGAGTCGAATCAGCCCCTTTTTCATTCCCATGTTGATCGCCAATCTCGCGGCAGGGCAGATTGCCATCCGTTTTGGAGCAAAAGGCCCCAACACCTGTATCGTAACCGCGTGTGCGACGGGTGCCCACAACATCGGCGATGCCATGAGGGCTATCAAGTACGGTGATGCAGATGCTGTTATTGCAGGGGGGACAGAGGCCAATCTCACACCCCTGTGCATTGCCGGGTTTAATGTCATGAAGGCCATCTCCGTAAGGAATGATGAACCGGAGAAAGCCAGCCGTCCCTTCGACCGTGATCGTGACGGTTTTGTGGTCGCCGAAGGAGCTGGGATCGTGATCCTGGAAGAACTCGAATTTGCAAAGAAGCGGGGTGCTCCCAGGATCTATGCCGAACTTATCGGTTACGGGTACAATGGGGATGCCTATCATATCACCGCCCCGGCTCCGGAAGGTGACGGCGCGGCCCGGTGTATGGAGATGGCCTTGGCCGACGCTGGAATCGCACCGGACGAGGTGGACTACATAAACGCTCATGGAACGTCGACCTATCTGAATGACATCACGGAGACACAGGCCATCAAGCGGGTCTTCAGGGATCACGCAAGAAAGATACCGATCAGTGCCACCAAATCCATGACCGGCCATCTTCTGGGTGCCGCAGGGAGTGTGGAAGCGATTTTCTCCATCTTGAGCCTTCGGGACGGGATTATCCCGCCTACCATCAATCTCGAGAATCCAGACCCCGAGTGTGACCTCGATTACGTTCCCCAAAAGGCCAGGGAGGCGAAGATCCGAGTGGTCATGTCCAATGCCTTCGGCTTTGGTGGTTCGAACGCCGCATTGGTGTTCCGTCGCTTTGACAACTGA
- a CDS encoding cytidine/deoxycytidylate deaminase family protein → MKTADSDEPVQEAGAGGLRREGGPTVNRKRSRLSWEQYFMEITKLVAKRSTCIRRQVGALLVKDNRILTTGYNGAPTGMEHCIDVGCLRAELNIPSGERHELCRGLHAEQNAIIQAAYHGVSIRGATLFCTNLPCSICMKMIINAGIRSVVYLDGYADALSLELIAKSRVKLIKFTQEGEKP, encoded by the coding sequence ATGAAAACCGCCGATAGTGATGAGCCAGTCCAGGAGGCCGGGGCGGGTGGTCTGCGCCGTGAGGGGGGACCCACCGTGAATCGAAAGAGATCCCGCTTGTCCTGGGAGCAGTATTTCATGGAGATCACAAAGCTCGTTGCAAAGCGGTCGACCTGTATACGGCGGCAGGTGGGAGCCCTTCTGGTAAAGGACAACAGAATCCTTACCACCGGATACAATGGGGCGCCCACAGGCATGGAGCACTGTATCGACGTGGGGTGCCTGCGGGCAGAGCTGAACATTCCCTCCGGGGAGAGGCACGAACTCTGCCGTGGGCTTCATGCAGAGCAGAATGCCATCATCCAGGCGGCCTACCACGGGGTGAGTATTCGGGGAGCCACTCTGTTCTGTACAAACCTGCCATGCTCGATCTGTATGAAGATGATCATAAACGCCGGGATCAGGTCGGTCGTCTATTTGGACGGGTATGCTGATGCTCTCTCTCTGGAGTTGATTGCGAAGTCACGGGTGAAACTGATAAAATTCACCCAGGAGGGGGAAAAACCGTGA
- the nrdR gene encoding transcriptional repressor NrdR, whose amino-acid sequence MKCPFCGHTESRVVDSRISRDGESIRRRRECLRCRKRFTTSERGEATLPLVVKKDGRREPFDRQKIFTGLKKACEKRPISVDTLEKIVNRIEQALIEGGEREVKSSVIGERVMEELYNLDGVAYVRFASVYRQFKDINQFMKELKDLLAQGGGE is encoded by the coding sequence GTGAAGTGCCCCTTCTGCGGCCATACGGAAAGCCGGGTGGTGGATTCAAGGATAAGCAGAGACGGAGAGAGTATCCGACGCCGGAGGGAGTGCCTGAGATGCAGGAAGCGATTCACCACCTCTGAAAGGGGGGAGGCGACCCTCCCCCTGGTGGTAAAGAAGGACGGCCGGAGGGAGCCCTTTGACCGCCAGAAGATTTTCACGGGCCTGAAGAAGGCCTGCGAAAAGCGGCCTATAAGTGTGGATACCCTTGAGAAGATCGTCAATCGAATCGAGCAGGCTCTTATCGAGGGCGGCGAGCGGGAGGTCAAGAGCTCTGTGATCGGGGAAAGGGTCATGGAGGAGCTCTACAACCTGGACGGGGTGGCCTACGTGAGGTTCGCCTCGGTCTATCGCCAGTTCAAGGACATCAACCAGTTCATGAAGGAGTTGAAAGATCTTCTCGCCCAAGGGGGCGGAGAGTGA